A single region of the Mycobacterium lentiflavum genome encodes:
- a CDS encoding CobW family GTP-binding protein: MRAIPVICLTGHLGAGKTSLLNHVLRSPGARIGVIINDFGELNVDAMLVTGQVDEPASIAGGCICCLPDDGGIDEALTKLADPRLNLDAVIVEASGLAEPVAVARIIGFSEVPGVRFGGLVDVIDAATHFETVDVGHTSPARYGVASLVVVNKLDRLPREDRAATVERVERRVRERNPRATVVGAVGGQVDPTLLYDVAATPEETGQLSLRDLFVDATSDPIAHDHDNSHADSVTATSQGEIDPGALIDLLEDPPAGAYRIKGAVAMRYGATTQTYAVNLVGTAIHLAIAPPGLSANCLVAIGIGLDTDAVRARLDAALRPFAGPATLANIHRLRLYRRRSL; encoded by the coding sequence GTGCGAGCGATCCCTGTCATCTGCTTGACGGGCCATCTCGGCGCGGGCAAGACGAGTCTGCTCAATCATGTGCTTCGTAGTCCCGGAGCGCGAATCGGGGTCATTATCAACGACTTCGGCGAGCTCAACGTCGATGCCATGCTGGTGACAGGCCAAGTCGACGAGCCCGCGTCCATCGCCGGCGGGTGCATCTGCTGCCTGCCCGATGACGGCGGGATCGACGAGGCATTGACCAAGCTCGCCGACCCTCGACTGAATCTGGACGCGGTCATCGTCGAGGCCAGCGGCCTGGCCGAACCCGTTGCGGTCGCGCGAATTATCGGCTTCAGCGAAGTCCCGGGCGTGCGCTTCGGCGGACTCGTCGATGTCATCGACGCCGCGACCCACTTCGAAACCGTCGACGTCGGCCATACCTCGCCCGCCCGCTACGGCGTAGCCTCGCTCGTCGTCGTCAACAAACTCGACCGACTCCCCCGCGAAGATCGCGCCGCGACTGTCGAGCGGGTGGAACGCCGCGTGCGAGAACGTAATCCACGTGCGACCGTCGTCGGAGCAGTCGGCGGCCAAGTCGACCCCACACTGTTGTACGACGTAGCCGCAACTCCCGAGGAGACGGGCCAGCTCTCATTGCGCGACCTATTCGTCGATGCCACCTCCGACCCGATCGCCCATGACCACGACAACTCACACGCCGATTCGGTCACCGCGACGAGCCAGGGCGAAATCGACCCCGGCGCGCTGATCGACCTACTTGAGGATCCGCCGGCCGGGGCATATCGGATCAAAGGCGCTGTCGCGATGCGTTACGGCGCGACCACGCAGACGTATGCGGTCAATCTGGTCGGCACGGCAATCCACCTTGCGATTGCGCCGCCCGGGCTGTCGGCCAACTGCCTCGTTGCCATCGGGATCGGCCTCGACACCGATGCCGTGCGCGCTCGACTTGATGCCGCCCTGCGGCCGTTCGCCGGCCCGGCCACTCTGGCCAATATTCACCGCCTGAGGCTGTATCGCCGTCGCAGCCTCTGA